From a single Gimesia fumaroli genomic region:
- a CDS encoding DUF1653 domain-containing protein, whose product MKIGRYRHYKGNDYLVIGVARHSETEEEMVVYSPDYGQKGLWVRPKIMFLEKVEVDGREVARFQYIGPE is encoded by the coding sequence GTGAAAATCGGTCGGTATCGTCATTATAAAGGGAACGACTATCTCGTCATTGGAGTCGCCCGCCACAGTGAAACAGAGGAAGAAATGGTGGTCTACAGCCCCGATTACGGTCAGAAAGGCCTCTGGGTTCGCCCCAAAATCATGTTTCTGGAAAAAGTTGAGGTCGATGGACGCGAAGTAGCCCGATTTCAATATATCGGCCCTGAATAA
- a CDS encoding CPXCG motif-containing cysteine-rich protein yields MQDEATYLCDACGEEIVIPVDLTEGTEQEYVEDCPVCCHPNVIHVHVDPDGAVRIWAEAEDE; encoded by the coding sequence ATGCAGGATGAAGCCACTTATCTCTGTGATGCTTGCGGAGAAGAAATCGTCATTCCCGTTGATTTGACCGAAGGCACCGAACAGGAATATGTCGAGGATTGCCCGGTCTGCTGTCACCCGAATGTGATTCACGTGCACGTTGACCCCGATGGTGCTGTGCGCATCTGGGCGGAAGCAGAGGACGAATAG
- a CDS encoding TIGR00341 family protein gives MILRVMQIFIPDSNHENLDDLLEGREVLGRWRDTDSDQLVLHLLVPAEETEPIMDRFEQAYGDTKGFHVLLFPVEAVLPRLKPEPDEEEEEADKPKEKNNGKERISREELYSNVSEGLGVTRVFMGLVMLSVVVAGVGLLRDDVAVIIGAMVIAPLLGPNVAMALAVTLGDFDLLRSALKTNIAGSGTAFALSIVGGFLFVVDPEIPSIASRTGVDIGDILLALAAGCAGTLAFTQGLSGAVIGVMVAVALVPPLVACGMLLGNGSYTLAGGAFLLTVTNLICINLAGVATFLLQGVRPRSWWEVERARKATIQSMLIWIGLLLILGLVLWLNHD, from the coding sequence ATGATTCTGCGGGTCATGCAAATATTCATTCCGGATAGCAACCATGAGAATCTGGATGATCTGCTGGAAGGACGAGAAGTTCTCGGCCGCTGGCGGGATACAGACTCTGACCAACTGGTACTGCACCTGTTGGTTCCAGCCGAGGAAACAGAGCCGATCATGGATCGGTTTGAACAGGCATACGGAGACACGAAAGGGTTTCACGTGCTCCTGTTTCCGGTGGAAGCGGTGTTGCCCCGCTTGAAACCGGAGCCAGATGAAGAAGAAGAGGAAGCAGACAAACCAAAAGAGAAGAATAACGGCAAGGAACGTATCAGCCGCGAGGAACTCTATTCGAATGTCAGCGAGGGGCTGGGCGTCACCCGGGTCTTTATGGGGCTGGTGATGCTCTCGGTCGTTGTGGCGGGAGTGGGGTTACTGCGAGATGATGTCGCCGTAATAATTGGAGCGATGGTGATCGCCCCTCTGCTGGGACCGAATGTGGCGATGGCGCTGGCAGTGACCTTAGGCGATTTTGACCTGCTGCGCAGCGCATTGAAAACCAATATTGCCGGTTCGGGAACCGCCTTTGCCTTATCGATCGTCGGTGGTTTTTTATTCGTGGTCGACCCGGAAATCCCCTCGATTGCCTCACGCACCGGAGTCGATATCGGCGATATCCTGCTGGCGTTAGCCGCGGGTTGTGCCGGAACGCTGGCGTTCACGCAAGGCCTCTCGGGAGCGGTGATTGGGGTGATGGTGGCTGTCGCGCTGGTACCGCCGCTGGTCGCATGCGGCATGCTGCTCGGCAATGGGTCCTATACATTAGCCGGAGGAGCGTTTCTACTCACCGTCACAAACCTGATCTGCATCAATCTGGCCGGCGTCGCAACATTTCTGCTGCAGGGAGTTCGACCTCGCAGCTGGTGGGAAGTCGAACGGGCGCGAAAAGCCACGATTCAGTCGATGCTCATCTGGATTGGGCTCTTACTGATTCTGGGACTGGTACTTTGGTTGAACCACGATTGA
- a CDS encoding DoxX family protein, whose translation MKLIKKTLKSKASSAVILIRLLVGLVFLSEGIQKFLYPEIRGAGRFVKIGLPEPEFLSYFVASFEIVCGVLIVLGLLTRLAVLPTITIMLVAIFSTKIPMLSEEGFWSMAHAARTDFSMLLGSLYLLIVGAGPLSIDAILSWKKRPKKQSADA comes from the coding sequence ATGAAGTTGATCAAAAAAACATTGAAATCGAAAGCTTCTTCCGCTGTGATCCTGATCCGGCTGCTGGTGGGACTGGTGTTTCTCTCGGAAGGGATTCAGAAGTTTCTGTATCCCGAGATCCGTGGCGCCGGTCGTTTTGTGAAGATCGGTTTACCGGAACCGGAGTTCCTCTCCTATTTCGTCGCCAGTTTTGAAATCGTATGTGGCGTACTGATTGTACTGGGACTGCTAACCCGGCTGGCGGTGCTGCCGACGATTACGATTATGCTGGTCGCGATATTCTCGACCAAAATCCCCATGCTGTCTGAAGAAGGTTTCTGGTCCATGGCACACGCTGCGAGAACTGATTTCTCAATGCTGCTGGGCTCGCTGTATCTGTTGATTGTGGGAGCCGGGCCACTCTCGATTGACGCCATCCTGTCATGGAAGAAGAGACCCAAAAAGCAATCTGCCGATGCGTGA
- a CDS encoding serpin family protein, with the protein MTDQTTEAQSKQDVQTTVNDCNQFACELFSKLAGESEGNLFFSPGSISMALAMTLAGAKGETAREMQETLGFSLEPARVHEAFRRLRTETRTGGVELNVANRLWGQAGYHFLPEYLKTTEHYYAAGLETVDFQNAPGETASQINAWVTKQTNGKIDSLVSPLQFNELTRLVLTNAIYFLGGWEDEFQPEATKEQSFQLSRSEETIVPLMHQTNSFGYGEDEEMQVLELPYRRHEYTTRLVESEDGFSYMEHEEIPGGGSDFVMNILLPREPDGLPAIESQLHSATLQKWMKTRSHEVNVSLPRFRVEASMDLDQQLQSLGMQRPFSRDYADFSNMSDDPEGLFIGAILHKAFVEVNEKGTEAAGVTGVIMAGGCARDEEPPKEFRADHPFLFLIRDRQTRLIHFMGRLANPS; encoded by the coding sequence ATGACGGACCAGACAACCGAAGCACAGAGCAAACAGGATGTGCAGACGACAGTCAACGACTGCAATCAGTTTGCCTGTGAACTGTTCTCGAAATTAGCCGGGGAAAGCGAAGGGAATCTCTTCTTTTCGCCAGGCAGCATTTCAATGGCACTGGCGATGACACTCGCTGGAGCTAAGGGAGAAACGGCGCGCGAAATGCAGGAAACACTCGGGTTCTCTCTGGAGCCAGCGCGTGTCCACGAAGCGTTTCGACGTTTGCGTACAGAGACCAGAACCGGTGGCGTGGAATTGAACGTCGCCAATCGACTCTGGGGACAAGCTGGTTATCACTTTCTGCCCGAGTATTTGAAAACGACAGAACACTATTATGCAGCCGGTTTGGAAACGGTCGATTTTCAGAATGCCCCCGGTGAGACAGCCAGCCAGATCAATGCCTGGGTTACGAAGCAGACCAACGGAAAAATCGACAGCTTGGTCTCGCCTCTTCAATTTAATGAATTAACGCGGCTGGTGCTGACCAACGCCATCTATTTTCTAGGCGGCTGGGAAGATGAGTTTCAACCGGAGGCGACAAAAGAACAATCGTTTCAACTATCCCGGAGCGAGGAAACGATCGTCCCGCTGATGCATCAGACGAATTCGTTTGGTTACGGTGAAGATGAAGAAATGCAGGTGCTGGAACTTCCCTACCGACGGCATGAATATACGACCCGGCTCGTCGAGAGCGAAGACGGATTTTCTTACATGGAACACGAAGAAATTCCCGGCGGCGGGAGTGATTTCGTCATGAACATTTTATTGCCTCGCGAACCAGACGGATTGCCTGCGATTGAAAGTCAGCTCCATTCAGCCACTTTGCAAAAATGGATGAAAACGCGCAGTCATGAGGTCAATGTGAGCCTCCCCCGATTTCGCGTCGAAGCTTCAATGGACCTGGATCAGCAGTTACAGTCCCTGGGGATGCAGAGGCCTTTTTCACGAGACTATGCCGACTTTTCTAATATGTCTGATGATCCGGAAGGCCTGTTTATCGGTGCCATTTTGCATAAAGCGTTTGTTGAAGTGAACGAAAAAGGGACCGAAGCCGCAGGCGTGACAGGGGTGATCATGGCGGGGGGCTGTGCCAGGGATGAAGAACCGCCGAAAGAATTTCGAGCCGATCATCCATTTCTGTTTCTGATCCGCGATCGACAAACCCGGTTGATCCATTTCATGGGCCGGTTGGCCAACCCCTCTTAG
- a CDS encoding putative bifunctional diguanylate cyclase/phosphodiesterase, with amino-acid sequence MAEIQSEQTCLKAFRDAVDEAGIVAITDVKGTILEANDNFCKISGYSREELIGSDHRILRSGYHPPEFFRDMYRQIGRGKTWRGEICNRAKDGNFYWVDTTIVPMFNEQGKIKGYLALRIDISEQRRLLDSLHQLAHRDALTGLPNRAAILQSIQTVINRKSTNHFALLFMDFDRFKLINDSLGHDVGDKLLEAVADRLRKAVRSTDSIQAARMGGDEFVVLLDNLSAPEDAVCVAERLQKDLAIPYQLGGYTIYSSASIGIVTSEHLADTASEMLSNADLAMYEAKAAKVDRPIVFDQVLRDKAQKRLYIENELRDVISRDELTLFYQPIVDLESGDFRGVEALIRWFHPESGMIPPDEFISIAEEMDLIIPVGNFVLNEACRQLNRWRKTLGPLAPANLHVNVSRKQLEHPTLVTVVKNVLRKYEIPPECLHLEVTESIIMHDREISVSTLNELKKLGVNIDVDDFGTGYSSLSCLCDFPIDVLKLDREFVKKSDRDREVMLIEALIILAEKLGLEVIAEGIENAEQLALLQALGCRLGQGYFFSKPLIAADLEQAILKEDWPSPSMAGV; translated from the coding sequence GTGGCTGAGATCCAATCTGAACAAACCTGTTTGAAAGCATTTCGCGACGCCGTAGACGAAGCCGGGATCGTCGCGATCACCGATGTGAAGGGGACGATTCTTGAAGCCAATGATAACTTCTGCAAAATTTCGGGCTACAGCCGCGAGGAACTGATCGGTTCCGATCACCGGATTCTGCGTTCCGGGTATCATCCTCCCGAATTCTTCCGAGACATGTATCGTCAGATCGGTCGTGGAAAAACCTGGCGGGGAGAGATCTGCAATCGAGCTAAAGACGGAAACTTCTACTGGGTGGATACCACGATTGTCCCGATGTTTAATGAGCAGGGGAAGATCAAGGGATATCTGGCCTTGCGGATTGATATCAGCGAACAAAGGCGGCTACTCGATAGTTTGCATCAGCTTGCACACCGAGATGCCTTAACCGGACTACCGAACCGGGCCGCGATTCTGCAATCTATTCAGACAGTCATTAATCGCAAATCAACCAATCATTTTGCTTTGTTATTTATGGACTTTGACCGGTTCAAGTTGATCAATGACAGTCTGGGACACGACGTGGGTGACAAACTTCTGGAAGCCGTCGCCGACCGCTTAAGAAAAGCGGTCCGTTCGACAGATTCGATTCAGGCGGCCCGTATGGGGGGCGACGAGTTTGTTGTGCTGCTGGACAATTTGTCGGCACCAGAAGATGCGGTTTGCGTTGCTGAACGACTTCAGAAAGATTTAGCGATCCCCTATCAACTGGGGGGGTATACAATTTACTCCAGTGCCAGCATCGGGATCGTCACCAGCGAACATCTTGCGGATACAGCGAGCGAGATGCTCAGCAACGCCGATCTTGCCATGTATGAAGCGAAAGCAGCGAAAGTGGATCGCCCGATTGTTTTTGATCAGGTGCTGCGCGATAAAGCCCAGAAGCGACTTTATATTGAAAATGAACTGCGTGACGTCATCTCACGCGATGAATTAACACTCTTTTATCAGCCGATCGTCGATTTAGAATCGGGAGATTTTCGAGGCGTTGAAGCGCTGATTCGCTGGTTCCATCCTGAAAGTGGCATGATTCCGCCTGATGAATTCATTTCGATTGCGGAAGAGATGGACCTGATTATTCCCGTTGGTAATTTTGTATTAAACGAAGCCTGCCGCCAGCTCAACCGATGGCGTAAGACTCTGGGGCCGCTTGCCCCGGCCAATCTGCATGTGAATGTATCGCGTAAGCAACTGGAACATCCGACATTAGTGACTGTCGTGAAAAACGTACTGAGAAAGTATGAAATTCCACCCGAGTGTCTTCATCTGGAAGTCACCGAAAGTATCATCATGCACGATCGTGAAATTTCAGTGTCGACATTGAACGAATTGAAAAAACTGGGCGTGAATATTGACGTGGATGATTTCGGGACAGGGTATTCTTCCCTGTCTTGTCTGTGTGATTTTCCGATTGATGTATTGAAACTGGATCGTGAGTTTGTCAAAAAATCCGATCGCGACCGGGAAGTGATGTTGATCGAGGCGTTGATCATTCTGGCTGAAAAACTGGGGCTGGAAGTGATCGCTGAAGGCATTGAAAACGCAGAACAACTGGCTTTGCTGCAGGCACTGGGTTGTCGGCTTGGCCAAGGTTATTTCTTCTCGAAACCACTGATTGCCGCCGATCTGGAACAGGCAATTCTCAAAGAAGATTGGCCCTCTCCCAGTATGGCCGGCGTCTGA
- a CDS encoding DoxX family protein, whose amino-acid sequence MSHHLLEGLVSLAGRTMIATIFLMSAIGNKVPQFNNVAGYMASEGVPLPKVMLAGAIVFLIVGSLSVITGFKTRIGAGLLFVFLVLATYFFHDFWTIQDAQAQQGQMIHFMKNLALMGTMLFLMANGPGRMSMDHRLVSRTQDSQLKQ is encoded by the coding sequence ATGTCACACCATCTTTTAGAGGGGCTCGTCAGTTTAGCGGGCCGTACGATGATCGCAACCATATTTCTGATGAGCGCTATTGGAAACAAGGTTCCGCAGTTTAATAACGTCGCCGGTTACATGGCTTCGGAAGGTGTTCCGCTTCCGAAAGTCATGTTAGCCGGTGCGATTGTATTCCTGATTGTCGGCAGCCTGTCGGTCATCACCGGCTTCAAGACCCGCATCGGCGCCGGGCTGTTGTTTGTGTTTCTTGTGCTGGCGACGTACTTTTTTCATGACTTCTGGACCATTCAGGACGCACAGGCTCAGCAGGGGCAGATGATTCACTTCATGAAAAATCTGGCATTGATGGGCACGATGTTGTTTCTGATGGCCAACGGCCCCGGGCGGATGAGCATGGATCATCGTCTGGTTTCTCGAACGCAAGACAGTCAACTCAAACAGTAA
- a CDS encoding pirin family protein has protein sequence MIRVRKARQRGHADHGWLNTYHTFSFADYQDSEQMRFRALRVMNEDVVQPGQGFGTHPHRDMEIVTYVLEGALEHKDSMGHGEVLRAGEFQRMSAGTGITHSEFNPSETEPVHLYQIWLFPERKGIEPSYEQKRFPESEQQNQLRLVASPGAEQGALLIHQDAQIYLSQIDKGKTVSHELAEGRHAWLQVLRGEVLLNEVALATSDGAAVSDVRELTIQATEKAEIMLFDLA, from the coding sequence ATGATTCGCGTACGAAAGGCACGGCAGCGGGGCCACGCCGATCATGGCTGGCTGAATACGTATCATACATTTTCCTTCGCCGACTACCAGGATTCGGAACAGATGCGGTTTCGAGCACTGCGGGTCATGAATGAAGATGTCGTTCAGCCCGGTCAAGGCTTCGGCACACATCCGCATCGGGATATGGAAATCGTGACTTATGTCCTGGAAGGTGCGCTCGAACACAAAGATTCGATGGGGCATGGTGAAGTGTTGAGAGCGGGTGAATTCCAGCGAATGTCGGCAGGCACAGGCATCACGCATAGCGAATTCAATCCGTCAGAGACCGAGCCCGTGCACCTGTATCAGATCTGGCTATTTCCCGAACGAAAGGGGATTGAGCCGAGTTACGAACAGAAACGTTTTCCTGAAAGCGAACAGCAGAATCAATTACGGCTCGTCGCTTCGCCCGGGGCAGAGCAGGGAGCGCTGTTGATTCATCAGGACGCACAGATTTATCTGTCGCAAATCGACAAAGGCAAAACCGTCTCGCATGAACTGGCAGAAGGACGGCACGCCTGGTTACAGGTGCTTCGTGGAGAAGTCCTGCTCAATGAGGTTGCACTGGCTACCAGCGATGGTGCTGCCGTCAGTGATGTCAGAGAGTTAACAATTCAGGCCACCGAGAAAGCCGAGATCATGCTGTTTGATCTGGCTTAA
- a CDS encoding MarR family winged helix-turn-helix transcriptional regulator: MKQQQLQQELKKKQAFQSPEVEAILNVLRTSDQFQNRLGKLFREYGLTCSQYNVLRILRGEGQPLPSLEIASRMVQVVPAITGLVDRLEEQTLVERKRCHKDRRVVYVAITPKGEQLLDEMDNRVSDLHTQLIGHLTRTELTDLNRLLVKARQSCCIDSEATV; the protein is encoded by the coding sequence ATGAAACAGCAACAATTACAACAGGAATTGAAGAAGAAGCAGGCATTTCAGTCCCCTGAAGTCGAGGCGATTCTGAACGTGTTGCGGACCAGCGATCAGTTTCAGAACCGCCTCGGTAAGTTGTTTCGTGAGTATGGTTTGACCTGCTCCCAATATAATGTGTTGCGGATTCTTCGCGGCGAAGGACAGCCGCTGCCCAGTCTGGAGATTGCCAGTCGCATGGTGCAGGTTGTGCCCGCGATTACCGGGCTGGTCGATCGGCTGGAAGAGCAGACGCTTGTCGAACGTAAACGCTGTCATAAGGATCGGCGGGTTGTCTATGTGGCGATTACTCCGAAAGGGGAGCAACTGTTGGATGAAATGGACAATCGGGTCAGTGATCTGCACACGCAGTTAATCGGCCACTTGACGCGAACGGAACTCACGGATTTGAATCGTCTGCTGGTCAAAGCACGACAGAGCTGTTGCATTGACTCTGAAGCGACGGTGTGA